ACCGATAGTAAGGGGCGTATCAGCTTTGCGAATCCTCCGGCCTGCAAATTCATGGGCCATGAAGACAAGGTGGTAGGTCAGTCGCTCTTTAATCTGATCAGTGTCGAGGTTGAGGGCAAACCGTGGAGTTTCGACGATTTCCGCAAGGAGGAGCAACTGTCCGATCTGGACGCCAGCATGACCAATGTTCGACGCGACACCTATGAAATCGAGTTGACCATGGTGCACACCGCAGGCGAACACCATGTCGATCAGTACGTGTTCGTTATGCGTGACGACAGCGAACGCCGTCGTCAGGAAGAGCGCCTATCCTGGGAGGCAAGTCACGATGCCTTGACCCGCCTCTCCAATCGCCGTGCATTTACTGCGACGCTCGCCAACCTGATCGATCAGGGCGCCGGTGACGGCAACGCGTCGGTGGTGATGATGATCGATCTTGATCACTTCAAGCCCGTGAACGACCAGGGCGGCCACCTGCTGGGCGACGAACTCCTGCGCCACCTGGCGGATCTGTTGCGCAGCCGGGTGCGGCAGTCGGATATGGTGGCCCGGTTGGGCGGCGACGAATTCGGGGTTATCCTGCCGGGCTGCGGTATCGATCGGGCCTCGGCAATTGCCGAATCCCTGCGCTCGGGAATCGAGGCTTTGGTGCTGGAACAGGATGGCCGGCACTACAGCGTGACGGCCAGTATCGGTATTACGTCCATCCTGTCTTCCGACGGCGCCGTGAAGACCGTGGTGGCCCGGGCAGACGAGGGCGCCTATGCTGCGAAGTCCCAGGGACGAAACCGGGTGATCGTGCATACGGTGGGAACAGGCCCGGTATTCACGGGCGATGAAGGGGACCGCGCGTGAAACGGACACAAGGACGGCCGGTGTGAGCGTGTCGACCGATCAGGCTGAACTTCACAAGACCCGTCTCAAGGGCTTCATGATCGCGGGTCTTGGCGTACTGCTGCTTTCGCCGGATGCCCTGCTGGTGAAGTCCACCTCGGTTACGCCGGTCACTTTCCTGTTCTGGCGCGGGTTGTTGCTGGCGCTGGCCTTTGCCGTGATTAACGGCATTCGCTACCGCAGTCGCCTTATCCCCGAAATGCGCGCCTGCGGTCGGCGGGGCCTCTATTGCGGGTTGGCGTTTGCCGGCAGCACCCTGGGCTTCGTTACCGGCATGAAGAACACGGCCGCCGGCAACGTGCTGGTCATCCTCAACACCGCCCCGGTTATCGCTGCGTTGCTGGCTTGGGCGATCTGGCGTGAGCGATTGCCTCTGCGCACCTGGGTTCTGATCCTGGTCTGTATATCCGGAGCCACCCTGATGGCCGTCGGCGAGATGGGCAAGGGCCAGCCGCTGGGACTGGTCATGGCGGGCGTCG
The window above is part of the Marinobacter nanhaiticus D15-8W genome. Proteins encoded here:
- a CDS encoding DMT family transporter; this translates as MSVSTDQAELHKTRLKGFMIAGLGVLLLSPDALLVKSTSVTPVTFLFWRGLLLALAFAVINGIRYRSRLIPEMRACGRRGLYCGLAFAGSTLGFVTGMKNTAAGNVLVILNTAPVIAALLAWAIWRERLPLRTWVLILVCISGATLMAVGEMGKGQPLGLVMAGVAAFSLASNLAVARSRPHADMSLMLIFGALLICIVAAFFGGAQWPGWRDFGFIVLLCVGFLPGASILIQTGPRYIPAAEVSLLLLLETVLGTLLVWYFLGELPGPLAFAGGAIILSALAINGFIEDRRQRRRARETLAEQA